The Cygnus atratus isolate AKBS03 ecotype Queensland, Australia chromosome 7, CAtr_DNAZoo_HiC_assembly, whole genome shotgun sequence genome includes a window with the following:
- the LOC118244411 gene encoding broad substrate specificity ATP-binding cassette transporter ABCG2-like isoform X1, with product MGTAQNNSSPKNLHAVEFDLCNKDTMADTFDHSIISVGEEEGAGNFQRSLPTRESLRSPRGSVVSFHNIQYSVKQSSGFLCRRKTVEKKILQNVYGIMKPGLNAILGPTGSGKSSLLDVLAARKDPAGLSGEVLIDGIPQPPNFKCISGYVVQDDVVMGTMTVRENLHFSAALRLPSSISFQEKEERVTQIIGELGLSKVADSKVGTELIRGVSGGERKRTNIGMELITEPPVLFLDEPTTGLDASTANAVLILLKKLSRRGRTIIFSIHQPRYSIFKLFDSLTLLALGKVLYHGPANQALDYFSSIGYECEPFNNPADFFLDIINGDSTAVAANKEVHEPVDTGKEVNSENGAVEQNAVSSVVDVLHQKYLNSSLYQSTKEALAKVELGWGSNRKVCKQGHEITYANGFLTQLYWVSKRSLKNLIRNPQASVAQIAVTVILALVVGAIFFGVKLDQSGIQNRVGSLFFVTTNQCFSSVSAIELFIRDKKLFVHQYTSGYYRVSAYFLALMIGDLLPMRTAPAIIFSCITYWMIGYQAVAGRFFFFMLALILVSYTATAMSLAISAGMEVVAVANLLITICFVLMLIFSGLLVNLPSVMGWLNWLKYFSIPRYGLTALQVNEFRDLYFCGEKKPNVTVSVGDAGSCPPVTSGEMCSGEAYLCSQGIAPTDWAMWENIVALFCMTVIFLIIAYAKLRFMRKFT from the exons ATGGGAACTGCCCAAAACAACAGCAGCCCTAAAAATCTTCATGCAGTGGAGTTTGACCTGTGTAACAAGGACACAATGGCAGACACATTTGATCACAGCATCATTTCTgttggagaagaggaaggagcgGGCAATTTCCAACGTTCTCTTCCAACACGGGAGTCCCTCCGATCCCCTCGGGGCTCTGTTGTGAGTTTCCATAACATCCAGTACTCCGTTAAGCAGTCCAGTGGATTCCTGTGTAGACGGAAGACTGTGGAAAAGAAGATCCTTCAAAATGTTTA tgGCATTATGAAGCCAGGCTTGAATGCTATCCTGGGGCCAACAGGGAGCGGTAAATCTTC TCTGCTAGATGTGCTGGCTGCCAGAAAGGACCCGGCAGGCCTGTCTGGAGAAGTGCTTATAGATGGCATCCCACAGCCTCCAAATTTCAAGTGCATCTCAGGATATGTCGTGCAG GATGATGTTGTCATGGGCACCATGACAGTGAGGGAGAACCTGCACTTCTCTGCTGCCCTGCGACTCCCCAGCTCCATCAGCtttcaggagaaggaagagcGAGTCACGCAGATAATCGGCGAGCTGGGATTAAGCAAGGTGGCTGATTCTAAG GTAGGAACTGAATTGATCCGGGGAGTGTCTGGAGGGGAGCGGAAGAGAACCAACATTGGGATGGAGCTCATCACAGAGCCGCCAGTTCTTTTTCTGGACGAGCCAACGACCGGCCTTGATGCCAGCACAGCCAATGCTGTTCTCATCCTCCTGAAGAA gCTCTCCAGAAGAGGCCGAACCATCATATTTTCCATCCATCAGCCCCGCTATTCCATATTCAAGCTGTTTGACAGCCTGACGTTACTAGCCTTGGGGAAGGTGCTGTACCATGGTCCTGCAAACCAGGCCCTGGACTATTTTAGTTCTATTG gatatGAATGTGAACCCTTTAACAACCCAGCTGACTTTTTCCTCGATATCATAAATGGTGATTCAACTGCTGTGGCAGCAAACAAGGAAGTTCATGAACCCGTGGACACAGGAAAAG AGGTGAACAGTGAAAATGGAGCAGTGGAACAGAATGCGGTCAGCAGCGTGGTGGATGTGCTACACCAGAAGTACCTCAACTCCAGCCTGTACCAGAGCACAAAGGAAGCACTGGCAAAAGTGGAGCTGGGATGGGGAAGCAATCGTAAAGTATGCAAGCAGGGGCATGAGATTACCTATGCAAATGGATTCCTCACCCAGCTGTACTGGGTTTCCAAGCGTTCCCTGAAAAACCTCATCAGGAACCCGCAGGCCTCTGTTGCACAG ATTGCAGTGACCGTAATTCTAGCCTTGGTTGTGGGGgccattttttttggtgtgaaaCTGGATCAAAGCGGCATTCAGAATCG GGTTGGATCCTTGTTTTTTGTCACCACAAACCAATGCTTTTCCAGTGTCTCTGCAATTGAGCTGTTCATCAGAGATAAGAAACTATTTGT TCATCAGTACACCAGTGGATATTACCGTGTGTCTGCCTACTTCCTGGCCTTGATGATAGGAGATCTACTGCCCATGAGAACTGCTCCAGCCATCATATTCTCATGCATCACTTACTGGATGATTG GATACCAAGCTGTTGCAGGCCGATTCTTCTTCTTCATGCTGGCCCTGATACTGGTGTCCTACACTGCCACAGCCATGTCTCTGGCTATCAGTGCTGGGATGGAAGTGGTGGCTGTGGCGAATCTGCTCATCACCATTTGTTTTGTCCTGATGCTT aTCTTTTCAGGCCTTCTAGTAAACCTCCCTTCTGTAATGGGCTGGCTGAACTGGCTCAAGTACTTCAGCATCCCTCGATATGGCCTCACA GCTCTTCAAGTGAATGAGTTTAGGGATCTCTACTTCTGTGGTGAGAAGAAACCAAATGTTACAGTGTCTGTGGGAGATGCAGGTAGTTGTCCTCCAGTTACTTCAGGAGAAAT GTGTTCTGGTGAAGCATACCTGTGCAGCCAAGGAATTGCACCTACCGA
- the LOC118244411 gene encoding broad substrate specificity ATP-binding cassette transporter ABCG2-like isoform X2, whose translation MCWEEISNRGQLFLLFQTQLSCGIMKPGLNAILGPTGSGKSSLLDVLAARKDPAGLSGEVLIDGIPQPPNFKCISGYVVQDDVVMGTMTVRENLHFSAALRLPSSISFQEKEERVTQIIGELGLSKVADSKVGTELIRGVSGGERKRTNIGMELITEPPVLFLDEPTTGLDASTANAVLILLKKLSRRGRTIIFSIHQPRYSIFKLFDSLTLLALGKVLYHGPANQALDYFSSIGYECEPFNNPADFFLDIINGDSTAVAANKEVHEPVDTGKEVNSENGAVEQNAVSSVVDVLHQKYLNSSLYQSTKEALAKVELGWGSNRKVCKQGHEITYANGFLTQLYWVSKRSLKNLIRNPQASVAQIAVTVILALVVGAIFFGVKLDQSGIQNRVGSLFFVTTNQCFSSVSAIELFIRDKKLFVHQYTSGYYRVSAYFLALMIGDLLPMRTAPAIIFSCITYWMIGYQAVAGRFFFFMLALILVSYTATAMSLAISAGMEVVAVANLLITICFVLMLIFSGLLVNLPSVMGWLNWLKYFSIPRYGLTALQVNEFRDLYFCGEKKPNVTVSVGDAGSCPPVTSGEMCSGEAYLCSQGIAPTDWAMWENIVALFCMTVIFLIIAYAKLRFMRKFT comes from the exons ATGTGCTGGGAGGAAATAAGTAACAGAGGGcaattgtttcttcttttccagacCCAGCTCAGCTG tgGCATTATGAAGCCAGGCTTGAATGCTATCCTGGGGCCAACAGGGAGCGGTAAATCTTC TCTGCTAGATGTGCTGGCTGCCAGAAAGGACCCGGCAGGCCTGTCTGGAGAAGTGCTTATAGATGGCATCCCACAGCCTCCAAATTTCAAGTGCATCTCAGGATATGTCGTGCAG GATGATGTTGTCATGGGCACCATGACAGTGAGGGAGAACCTGCACTTCTCTGCTGCCCTGCGACTCCCCAGCTCCATCAGCtttcaggagaaggaagagcGAGTCACGCAGATAATCGGCGAGCTGGGATTAAGCAAGGTGGCTGATTCTAAG GTAGGAACTGAATTGATCCGGGGAGTGTCTGGAGGGGAGCGGAAGAGAACCAACATTGGGATGGAGCTCATCACAGAGCCGCCAGTTCTTTTTCTGGACGAGCCAACGACCGGCCTTGATGCCAGCACAGCCAATGCTGTTCTCATCCTCCTGAAGAA gCTCTCCAGAAGAGGCCGAACCATCATATTTTCCATCCATCAGCCCCGCTATTCCATATTCAAGCTGTTTGACAGCCTGACGTTACTAGCCTTGGGGAAGGTGCTGTACCATGGTCCTGCAAACCAGGCCCTGGACTATTTTAGTTCTATTG gatatGAATGTGAACCCTTTAACAACCCAGCTGACTTTTTCCTCGATATCATAAATGGTGATTCAACTGCTGTGGCAGCAAACAAGGAAGTTCATGAACCCGTGGACACAGGAAAAG AGGTGAACAGTGAAAATGGAGCAGTGGAACAGAATGCGGTCAGCAGCGTGGTGGATGTGCTACACCAGAAGTACCTCAACTCCAGCCTGTACCAGAGCACAAAGGAAGCACTGGCAAAAGTGGAGCTGGGATGGGGAAGCAATCGTAAAGTATGCAAGCAGGGGCATGAGATTACCTATGCAAATGGATTCCTCACCCAGCTGTACTGGGTTTCCAAGCGTTCCCTGAAAAACCTCATCAGGAACCCGCAGGCCTCTGTTGCACAG ATTGCAGTGACCGTAATTCTAGCCTTGGTTGTGGGGgccattttttttggtgtgaaaCTGGATCAAAGCGGCATTCAGAATCG GGTTGGATCCTTGTTTTTTGTCACCACAAACCAATGCTTTTCCAGTGTCTCTGCAATTGAGCTGTTCATCAGAGATAAGAAACTATTTGT TCATCAGTACACCAGTGGATATTACCGTGTGTCTGCCTACTTCCTGGCCTTGATGATAGGAGATCTACTGCCCATGAGAACTGCTCCAGCCATCATATTCTCATGCATCACTTACTGGATGATTG GATACCAAGCTGTTGCAGGCCGATTCTTCTTCTTCATGCTGGCCCTGATACTGGTGTCCTACACTGCCACAGCCATGTCTCTGGCTATCAGTGCTGGGATGGAAGTGGTGGCTGTGGCGAATCTGCTCATCACCATTTGTTTTGTCCTGATGCTT aTCTTTTCAGGCCTTCTAGTAAACCTCCCTTCTGTAATGGGCTGGCTGAACTGGCTCAAGTACTTCAGCATCCCTCGATATGGCCTCACA GCTCTTCAAGTGAATGAGTTTAGGGATCTCTACTTCTGTGGTGAGAAGAAACCAAATGTTACAGTGTCTGTGGGAGATGCAGGTAGTTGTCCTCCAGTTACTTCAGGAGAAAT GTGTTCTGGTGAAGCATACCTGTGCAGCCAAGGAATTGCACCTACCGA